One region of Paralichthys olivaceus isolate ysfri-2021 chromosome 12, ASM2471397v2, whole genome shotgun sequence genomic DNA includes:
- the LOC109636429 gene encoding obg-like ATPase 1, translated as MPPKKGEAPKQPPLIGRFGTSLKIGIVGLPNVGKSTFFNVLTKSQAAAENFPFCTIDPNESRVPVPDERFDFLCQYHKPASKVPAFLNVVDIAGLVKGAHAGQGLGNAFLSHISACDGIFHMTRAFDDEDIIHVEGNVDPVRDIEIIHEELRLKDEEMMDPILDKLEKTAVRGGDKKLKPEYDIMIKVKNWVVEEKKPVRFYNDWNDKEIEVLNKYLFLTSKPMIYLVNLSEKDYIRKKNKWLAKIKDWVDAHDPGALVIPLSGALESKLLDIEDEEEKKKYCEELKTQSVLTKIIKTGYAALQLEYFFTAGPDEVRAWTVRKGSKAPQAAGKIHTDFEKGFIMAEVMKFIDFKEEGSENAAKAAGKYRQQGRNYIVEDGDIIFFKFNTPNAPKKK; from the exons ATGCCCCCCAAAAAGGGAGAAGCCCCGAAGCAGCCTCCATTAATCGGACGGTTCGGCACATCTTTGAAAATTGGAATCGTGGGACTGCCCAACGTTGG gaaATCCACCTTTTTCAACGTGCTGACCAAAAGCcaagctgctgcagagaacTTCCCATTCTGCACGATTGACCCAAATGAGAGCAGAGTACCTGTTCCAGATGAGCGCTTCGATTTCCTCTGCCAGTACCACAAACCAGCCAG TAAGGTCCCTGCCTTCCTGAATGTTGTGGACATTGCTGGTCTGGTGAAAGGAGCTCACGCAGGACAGGGACTTGGAAATGCCTTTCTCTCCCACATCAGTGCCTGTGACGGGATCTTCCACATGACCC GTGCATTTGACGATGAGGATATTATCCACGTGGAGGGCAACGTTGACCCAGTGAGGGACATTGAGATCATCCACGAGGAGCTGCGACTAAAAGATGAGGAGATGATGGATCCAATTCTCGACAAACTGGAGAAAACTGCTGTCAGAGGAGGCGACAAGAAACTAAAGCCTGAATAT GACATCATGATAAAGGTGAAGAACTGGGTGGTGGAAGAGAAGAAACCCGTCAGGTTTTACAATGACTGGAATGACAAagag ATTGAGGTGTTGAACAAATACCTGTTTCTGACATCGAAGCCCATGATCTACCTGGTGAATCTCTCAGAGAAGGATTACATCAGAAAAAAGAACAAGTG gTTGGCAAAAATCAAGGATTGGGTAGACGCTCATGACCCTGGTGCTCTGGTCATTCCCCTGAGTGGAGCTCTGGAATCCAAACTGCTGGACattgaggatgaggaggagaagaaaaaatacTGTGAGGAGCTGAAGACGCAGAG TGTTCTGACCAAAATAATAAAGACCGGCTATGCAGCGCTACAGCTGGAATACTTCTTCACAGCGGGACCAGATGAGGTGCGAGCATGGACCGTCAGG AAAGGTTCCAAGGCTCCTCAGGCCGCAGGAAAGATCCACACTGACTTTGAGAAAGGCTTCATCATGGCCGAGGTGATGAAGTTCATCGACTTCAAAGAGGAGGGCAGTGAAAATGCAGCCAAg GCTGCTGGGAAATACAGACAACAGGGCAGGAACTACATCGTGGAGGACGGGGACATTATCTTTTTCAAATTCAACACACCCAATGCCCCCAAAAAGAAATAA
- the LOC109636427 gene encoding transformer-2 protein homolog alpha-like isoform X2: MAPAIPGPGLVRDLDPNLGPGPTGAHAGTTPALVPALVDAAPGADLVAGSIVTGGAIADPPCQTDADTLANPDPNSCLGVFGLSLYTTERDLRDVFSKYGPLSDVNIVYDQQSRRSRGFAFVYFENREDSNEAKERANGMELDGRRIRVDFSITKRAHTPTPGIYMGRPTYGGGGGGGSGSGSGSSSSGGSSRRVSRDYDRGYDRGYDRGYDRDYDRYEDREYRSYRRRSPSPYYSRGYRSRSRSRSYSPRHY, translated from the exons ATGGCTCCCGCCATTCCAGGTCCAGGTCTCGTTCGCGATCTAGATCCAAATCTAG GTCCCGGTCCCACCGGAGCTCACGCAGGCACTACTCCCGCTCTCGTTCCCGCTCTCGTAGACGCGGCTCCAGGAGCAGATCTCGTAGCGGGGAGTATCGTCACCGGAGGAGCCATAGCCGATCCCCCATGTCAAACCGACGCAGACACATTG GCCAACCCTGATCCCAACAGCTGTCTGGGTGTGTTTGGACTGAGCCTCTACACCACTGAGAGAGATCTGAGGGATGTTTTCTCTAAATATGGCCCCTTGAGTGACGTCAACATTGTGTACGACCAACAGTCGCGTCGTTCGCGAGGCTTTGCCTTTGTCTACTTTGAAAATCGAGAAGACTCTAATGAG gcGAAGGAGCGTGCTAATGGAATGGAGCTCGATGGACGCAGGATCCGAGTGGATTTCTCCATTACTAAACGAGcccacacccccacccctgGAATCTACATGGGGCGTCCCACATA tggtggtggtggaggcgGAGGCAGTGGCAGCGGCAGCGGAAGCAGCAGTAGTGGTGGTTCGTCACGGCGCGTCTCAAGGGACTATGACAGGGGCTACGACAGAGGCTATGATAGAGGATACGACCGGGACTATGATCGTTATGAGGACAGAGAGTACAGATCATACAG acGCAGATCTCCATCTCCTTACTACAGCAGGGGCTACCGCTCTCGATCCCGGTCCCGGTCCTACTCACCTC GTCACTACTGA
- the LOC109636427 gene encoding transformer-2 protein homolog alpha-like isoform X1: MSDNEKEFREQDSRPGSRSASPRGSAKSTSHSPARSKDGSRHSRSRSRSRSRSKSRSRSHRSSRRHYSRSRSRSRRRGSRSRSRSGEYRHRRSHSRSPMSNRRRHIGNRANPDPNSCLGVFGLSLYTTERDLRDVFSKYGPLSDVNIVYDQQSRRSRGFAFVYFENREDSNEAKERANGMELDGRRIRVDFSITKRAHTPTPGIYMGRPTYGGGGGGGSGSGSGSSSSGGSSRRVSRDYDRGYDRGYDRGYDRDYDRYEDREYRSYRRRSPSPYYSRGYRSRSRSRSYSPRHY, encoded by the exons ATGAGTGACAACGAGAAAGAGTTCAGGGAGCAG GACTCTCGGCCCGGCTCGAGGAGTGCATCCCCTCGGGGCTCTGCCAAGTCAACCAGCCACTCGCCAGCACGCTCCAAAGATGGCTCCCGCCATTCCAGGTCCAGGTCTCGTTCGCGATCTAGATCCAAATCTAG GTCCCGGTCCCACCGGAGCTCACGCAGGCACTACTCCCGCTCTCGTTCCCGCTCTCGTAGACGCGGCTCCAGGAGCAGATCTCGTAGCGGGGAGTATCGTCACCGGAGGAGCCATAGCCGATCCCCCATGTCAAACCGACGCAGACACATTGGTAACAGG GCCAACCCTGATCCCAACAGCTGTCTGGGTGTGTTTGGACTGAGCCTCTACACCACTGAGAGAGATCTGAGGGATGTTTTCTCTAAATATGGCCCCTTGAGTGACGTCAACATTGTGTACGACCAACAGTCGCGTCGTTCGCGAGGCTTTGCCTTTGTCTACTTTGAAAATCGAGAAGACTCTAATGAG gcGAAGGAGCGTGCTAATGGAATGGAGCTCGATGGACGCAGGATCCGAGTGGATTTCTCCATTACTAAACGAGcccacacccccacccctgGAATCTACATGGGGCGTCCCACATA tggtggtggtggaggcgGAGGCAGTGGCAGCGGCAGCGGAAGCAGCAGTAGTGGTGGTTCGTCACGGCGCGTCTCAAGGGACTATGACAGGGGCTACGACAGAGGCTATGATAGAGGATACGACCGGGACTATGATCGTTATGAGGACAGAGAGTACAGATCATACAG acGCAGATCTCCATCTCCTTACTACAGCAGGGGCTACCGCTCTCGATCCCGGTCCCGGTCCTACTCACCTC GTCACTACTGA
- the LOC109636427 gene encoding transformer-2 protein homolog alpha-like isoform X3 — protein MSNRRRHIGNRANPDPNSCLGVFGLSLYTTERDLRDVFSKYGPLSDVNIVYDQQSRRSRGFAFVYFENREDSNEAKERANGMELDGRRIRVDFSITKRAHTPTPGIYMGRPTYGGGGGGGSGSGSGSSSSGGSSRRVSRDYDRGYDRGYDRGYDRDYDRYEDREYRSYRRRSPSPYYSRGYRSRSRSRSYSPRHY, from the exons ATGTCAAACCGACGCAGACACATTGGTAACAGG GCCAACCCTGATCCCAACAGCTGTCTGGGTGTGTTTGGACTGAGCCTCTACACCACTGAGAGAGATCTGAGGGATGTTTTCTCTAAATATGGCCCCTTGAGTGACGTCAACATTGTGTACGACCAACAGTCGCGTCGTTCGCGAGGCTTTGCCTTTGTCTACTTTGAAAATCGAGAAGACTCTAATGAG gcGAAGGAGCGTGCTAATGGAATGGAGCTCGATGGACGCAGGATCCGAGTGGATTTCTCCATTACTAAACGAGcccacacccccacccctgGAATCTACATGGGGCGTCCCACATA tggtggtggtggaggcgGAGGCAGTGGCAGCGGCAGCGGAAGCAGCAGTAGTGGTGGTTCGTCACGGCGCGTCTCAAGGGACTATGACAGGGGCTACGACAGAGGCTATGATAGAGGATACGACCGGGACTATGATCGTTATGAGGACAGAGAGTACAGATCATACAG acGCAGATCTCCATCTCCTTACTACAGCAGGGGCTACCGCTCTCGATCCCGGTCCCGGTCCTACTCACCTC GTCACTACTGA